A region from the Acidiferrobacter sp. SPIII_3 genome encodes:
- a CDS encoding PaeR7I family type II restriction endonuclease → MPIDLADYGRKAHAAVQAFWDNRAQARERQIAAGVTDQGERAGVTAGKNMEGFVDLVVDLVRANGLGHATICRERALVTLPGYFRPTKLWDLLVLNEGRLVAAIELKSQVGPSFGNNFNNRTEEAIGTAHDLWTAYREGAFGKQPRPFVGWLMVVEDAPRSQAPIRDRSPHFPVLPEFQGASYLQRYDVLCQKLTQEQLYTTAAVIITPRTAANTGDFTTLSDMTSLETFVTSFAGHVAAEAARS, encoded by the coding sequence ATGCCAATCGACTTAGCAGACTACGGACGCAAGGCCCACGCCGCGGTACAAGCCTTCTGGGATAACCGCGCCCAGGCCCGCGAACGGCAGATCGCGGCGGGTGTCACCGACCAGGGCGAGCGCGCCGGGGTGACAGCCGGCAAAAACATGGAGGGCTTCGTGGACCTCGTGGTCGACTTGGTGCGCGCCAATGGTCTGGGTCACGCCACCATTTGCCGAGAGCGCGCCTTGGTGACCTTACCGGGGTATTTTCGTCCGACCAAGCTCTGGGACCTCTTGGTCCTCAATGAAGGCCGCCTCGTGGCCGCCATCGAGCTAAAAAGCCAGGTCGGCCCCTCCTTTGGCAACAACTTCAACAACCGGACCGAGGAAGCCATAGGCACCGCCCATGACCTCTGGACGGCCTACCGCGAGGGCGCGTTCGGAAAACAACCGCGCCCCTTTGTGGGTTGGCTGATGGTGGTCGAGGATGCCCCGAGATCGCAGGCGCCCATCCGTGATCGGTCCCCGCACTTTCCCGTGCTCCCGGAGTTTCAGGGGGCATCTTACCTCCAGCGCTATGACGTTCTTTGTCAGAAGCTCACCCAAGAACAACTTTACACGACCGCCGCGGTGATCATTACGCCGCGGACGGCGGCCAATACCGGGGATTTCACGACACTGTCGGACATGACCAGCCTTGAAACCTTCGTGACCTCGTTCGCAGGTCATGTAGCGGCAGAGGCGGCGCGGTCATAA
- the ygiD gene encoding 4,5-DOPA dioxygenase extradiol, producing the protein MADRLPAVFLGHGNPMQALARNDYTEAWRRLGMDMPRPRAILAISAHWYGSGAAVTVATAPRTLHDFGGFPQELYQIQYRAPGDPVLAGRIQRLLAPHAVSLDDGWGLDHGTWSVLRHIYPDADIPVVQLRIDATKGPDHHFNIGRMLAPLRGEGVLIFGSGNLIHNLRMYAWDRSSQEPYDWAVRFDNKVRELMHTGDFVPLIHYEALGRDAALSIPTPDHYLPLLYVLGARQPGDGIRFPVSGIEGGALSMLSVQVG; encoded by the coding sequence ATGGCCGATCGGCTTCCAGCGGTCTTTTTGGGGCACGGCAATCCCATGCAGGCCTTGGCGCGCAATGACTATACCGAGGCGTGGCGCCGGCTGGGCATGGACATGCCAAGGCCCAGGGCGATCCTGGCGATCTCGGCGCACTGGTATGGGTCTGGGGCGGCGGTGACGGTCGCGACGGCCCCGAGAACACTTCATGACTTCGGCGGATTTCCGCAGGAGCTTTACCAGATTCAGTACCGGGCGCCCGGCGATCCCGTCCTCGCTGGCCGTATCCAGCGGCTCTTGGCGCCGCATGCGGTCAGCCTGGATGACGGCTGGGGGCTCGATCACGGCACATGGTCGGTCCTGCGCCACATCTATCCCGATGCCGACATTCCGGTCGTGCAGCTCCGCATTGATGCCACGAAGGGGCCGGATCACCATTTCAATATCGGCCGAATGCTTGCGCCTTTACGGGGCGAGGGTGTACTGATTTTCGGGAGCGGCAATCTCATACATAACCTCCGGATGTATGCCTGGGACCGGTCGTCGCAGGAGCCCTATGACTGGGCGGTGCGCTTCGACAACAAAGTCCGGGAGCTGATGCATACCGGTGACTTCGTGCCGCTCATCCATTACGAAGCGCTCGGACGGGATGCGGCCCTCTCGATACCGACGCCGGATCACTATCTGCCGCTACTTTATGTCCTCGGTGCCCGACAACCAGGTGACGGCATCCGCTTCCCGGTCTCGGGTATCGAGGGAGGCGCGCTTTCCATGCTCTCGGTGCAGGTCGGGTAG
- a CDS encoding Eco57I restriction-modification methylase domain-containing protein: MNEPIKTSLAQQASFLGLCPVTAAVDQMAAASIDGRGAVFTRPEVVHFILDLVGYTSTAPLHERRLLEPSIGQGDFLLPAVDRLIAAWRRHAPEAPASSLSGCLRAVELHEASLEATREQLIDRLREQGIATPAAQALARSWLVRGDFLLTPLEVDFDYVVGNPPYVRQELIPDALMAEYRARYRTVYDRADIYIPFIERSLTLLGEGGALGFICSDRWMKNRYGGPLRQMVAEGFHLKVYVDMYDTPAFQSDVIAYPAITVMTREKPGTTRIARRPVIEESILNKLAASLLDPQAPDPSGTVQEMADVATGPEPWILDTHDQIALVRRLERDFPAIEDADCKVGIGVATGADKAFIGPFEELDVEPDRKLPLVMTRDILSGQVAWRGLGVVNPFADDGRLVDLRQYPRLARYLEARKEIIARRHVAQRAPDNWFRTIDRIYPDLARKPKLLIPDIKGEAHVVYEEGRLYPHHNLYYITSDIWDLRALQAVLTSGIARLFVATYSTRMRGGYLRFQAQYLRRIRLPRWQDVPRALQAALIEAAERNDMAAGNQAAWALYGLSPEERAAIGGNGDNEIRADHVCQST; the protein is encoded by the coding sequence ATGAACGAACCGATCAAGACCTCGCTGGCACAACAGGCATCCTTCCTTGGGCTCTGCCCGGTAACTGCCGCGGTGGATCAGATGGCCGCTGCCAGTATCGACGGACGAGGTGCCGTGTTTACGCGGCCCGAGGTCGTGCATTTCATTCTGGATCTGGTCGGCTACACCTCGACCGCCCCGCTCCACGAGCGGCGGTTGCTGGAGCCCTCGATCGGGCAGGGCGACTTTCTGCTGCCCGCTGTTGATCGCCTGATCGCCGCCTGGCGGAGGCATGCGCCCGAGGCGCCCGCGTCATCGCTTAGCGGTTGCCTCCGCGCGGTGGAGCTGCATGAGGCCTCGCTTGAGGCGACACGGGAACAATTGATCGACCGACTCCGTGAGCAGGGCATAGCCACCCCCGCGGCGCAGGCCCTGGCGCGCTCCTGGTTGGTGCGGGGCGATTTCCTTCTGACGCCGCTTGAAGTGGATTTCGATTATGTGGTCGGCAATCCCCCGTATGTACGGCAGGAACTGATCCCGGATGCGCTCATGGCTGAGTACCGGGCGCGCTACCGGACCGTCTACGATCGGGCGGACATCTATATTCCCTTTATCGAGCGGTCCTTGACGCTGCTTGGTGAAGGGGGCGCGCTGGGGTTCATTTGCTCTGATCGGTGGATGAAAAACCGCTACGGTGGCCCCCTGCGCCAGATGGTGGCCGAGGGGTTTCACCTGAAGGTCTATGTCGATATGTACGATACGCCCGCCTTCCAGAGCGATGTCATCGCATATCCGGCGATTACGGTCATGACCCGGGAAAAGCCGGGGACCACTCGCATTGCCCGGCGACCCGTCATTGAGGAATCGATTTTAAACAAGCTGGCAGCCTCCCTACTGGACCCCCAAGCGCCGGATCCGTCCGGCACGGTCCAGGAAATGGCTGATGTCGCCACGGGCCCGGAACCGTGGATCCTCGACACCCACGATCAGATAGCGCTCGTGCGCCGCCTGGAGCGGGATTTTCCAGCGATCGAGGATGCCGACTGCAAGGTCGGCATCGGGGTGGCCACCGGGGCCGACAAGGCCTTCATCGGACCGTTCGAGGAACTGGACGTGGAACCCGATCGCAAACTGCCGCTCGTAATGACCCGAGACATCCTCTCGGGCCAGGTCGCCTGGCGGGGTCTCGGTGTGGTCAACCCCTTTGCGGACGACGGCCGCCTGGTGGATCTGCGCCAATACCCCCGGCTGGCGCGCTACCTCGAGGCCCGCAAGGAAATCATCGCGCGCCGCCATGTGGCCCAAAGGGCGCCCGACAACTGGTTTCGCACGATCGATCGCATCTATCCGGACCTTGCTCGCAAACCTAAGCTCCTCATCCCGGATATCAAAGGCGAGGCCCATGTCGTCTATGAAGAGGGGCGGCTTTACCCTCATCACAATCTGTACTACATCACGTCCGATATATGGGATTTACGGGCCCTCCAGGCGGTGCTCACCTCGGGGATCGCCCGGCTTTTTGTGGCGACGTACTCCACACGCATGCGCGGTGGCTACCTGCGCTTTCAGGCGCAGTACCTGCGGCGTATCCGCCTTCCGCGCTGGCAAGATGTGCCCCGGGCCCTCCAAGCGGCCCTCATTGAGGCTGCGGAAAGGAACGACATGGCGGCCGGCAACCAAGCCGCCTGGGCGCTCTATGGCCTCTCTCCCGAGGAACGAGCCGCGATAGGCGGCAACGGCGACAACGAAATAAGGGCCGACCACGTATGCCAATCGACTTAG
- a CDS encoding FAD-dependent oxidoreductase, giving the protein MTHRLSGPVRVIAAVYRLLERSTGPIVDLLIRLWLAKVFFVSGVLKIFGVSVEPYLSHVAYPVPWVEPLSPTYLGAALQMTIPILLALGLATRWAALYMLILVLVVQLNYLPLDINLYSAVLFGWLVVCGAGSLSLDHLLARGLGDTALPLATPLTRLARAITRYLRPYYQLFVRLWLALALCAVSTKMSLPVGLVKLIPKDSLAHFAPAPVLALTGALLLAFGLAARPMALLLIVVVAGMHVVGAAGPADVYFVMTLALLGLYGAGPLSLDRWIAHILSKISAEQAVAPKGAPRVVIVGAGFGGLACASRLTRAPLQVTLIDRHNYHLFQPLLYQVATASLSPADIATTVRGLFSEYLNVEVLLGDVTGVDTDRQAVLIGQRRLPYDYLVLATGASHSYFGRDEWEPHAPGLKTIDDAVEIRRRILAAFERAESAEDLAERRSLLTFVIVGGGPTGVELAGDIAELVRYGMEKEFRHFDPASARVVLVQSAARLLPTFPGALSRKAQRSLERLGVEVILESKVADIDPDGVLVNGRRIASRTVLWAAGVVASPAAQWLHAAADRSGRVKVEADLSVAGLPNVFVIGDTALVNAWKGKPVPGLAPAAKQGGTYVARAILGRLRGEAPPPFRYRHMGSLATIGRKAAVASFGGVNVSGAPAWWLWGAVHVAFLVGLRNRISVMFSWFWAYLTFKRGTRLITGGGRPAREDRG; this is encoded by the coding sequence GTGACCCATCGGCTGTCCGGGCCGGTGCGCGTCATCGCGGCGGTCTATCGCCTGCTGGAGCGATCGACCGGGCCGATCGTGGATCTCCTGATCCGCCTGTGGCTCGCCAAGGTCTTTTTCGTCTCGGGTGTGCTCAAGATCTTTGGTGTCAGTGTCGAACCCTACCTGTCGCATGTCGCCTATCCCGTGCCGTGGGTGGAACCGCTCAGCCCCACCTATCTGGGCGCGGCCCTGCAGATGACCATCCCGATCCTGCTCGCACTGGGGCTCGCGACCCGATGGGCGGCGCTTTATATGCTCATTCTCGTGCTGGTGGTCCAGCTGAACTACCTGCCCTTGGACATCAACCTGTATTCAGCGGTGTTGTTTGGATGGTTGGTCGTCTGCGGCGCCGGATCGCTGTCGCTGGATCATCTGCTGGCGCGCGGCTTGGGGGATACCGCACTACCCTTGGCCACGCCTCTGACACGCCTGGCGCGCGCCATCACACGCTACCTCCGGCCCTATTATCAATTGTTCGTCCGGCTATGGCTGGCCTTGGCGCTGTGCGCGGTCAGCACCAAGATGTCGTTACCGGTCGGGCTGGTAAAGCTCATCCCCAAAGACTCGCTTGCGCATTTCGCGCCGGCACCCGTGCTGGCGTTGACCGGCGCCTTGCTCCTGGCATTCGGCCTGGCGGCGCGCCCCATGGCGCTCTTGCTCATCGTGGTCGTGGCCGGCATGCATGTGGTGGGTGCGGCCGGTCCGGCCGACGTCTATTTCGTGATGACGCTTGCATTGCTGGGCCTGTACGGAGCGGGCCCGCTGTCGCTTGACCGATGGATCGCGCATATCCTTTCGAAGATCAGTGCAGAGCAGGCCGTCGCCCCAAAGGGTGCCCCGCGCGTGGTGATCGTAGGCGCCGGCTTCGGGGGCCTGGCATGCGCGTCGCGGTTGACGCGGGCGCCGCTACAGGTAACCTTGATTGACCGTCACAATTACCACCTGTTCCAGCCCCTGCTGTATCAGGTGGCCACCGCCTCATTGTCGCCGGCCGACATCGCCACGACCGTGCGTGGCCTTTTTAGTGAATACTTGAACGTGGAGGTCCTGCTGGGCGATGTCACCGGGGTCGATACCGACCGGCAGGCCGTGCTGATCGGGCAGCGGCGCCTGCCTTACGATTACCTGGTGCTGGCGACCGGTGCCTCACATAGTTATTTCGGGCGCGACGAGTGGGAACCCCATGCACCGGGCCTTAAGACCATCGACGACGCCGTGGAGATACGGCGACGCATTCTCGCCGCCTTCGAGCGGGCGGAATCCGCGGAAGATTTGGCCGAACGCCGGAGTCTGCTCACATTCGTGATCGTGGGCGGCGGACCGACGGGTGTGGAACTGGCAGGCGACATCGCCGAGCTCGTGCGCTACGGCATGGAGAAGGAATTCCGTCACTTCGACCCCGCCAGTGCGCGCGTGGTGCTGGTCCAGTCGGCAGCGCGCCTCCTGCCGACCTTTCCCGGGGCCTTATCGCGCAAGGCGCAGCGTTCGCTCGAACGGCTGGGGGTCGAGGTCATACTGGAAAGCAAAGTGGCGGACATCGACCCGGATGGTGTGCTCGTAAACGGCCGGCGGATCGCGTCTCGCACCGTATTATGGGCGGCCGGGGTGGTGGCGTCACCGGCCGCGCAGTGGCTCCATGCCGCGGCGGATCGCAGCGGACGGGTGAAGGTCGAAGCCGATCTCTCGGTGGCCGGCCTGCCCAATGTGTTTGTCATAGGGGACACCGCCCTAGTCAACGCCTGGAAGGGAAAACCCGTGCCCGGTCTGGCGCCGGCGGCAAAGCAAGGCGGGACCTATGTCGCGAGGGCGATTCTCGGGAGGCTGCGCGGGGAGGCGCCGCCGCCATTTCGTTACCGCCACATGGGCAGTCTCGCCACTATCGGCCGCAAGGCGGCGGTGGCGAGTTTTGGCGGCGTCAATGTGAGCGGCGCGCCGGCGTGGTGGCTGTGGGGTGCGGTTCACGTGGCGTTTTTGGTGGGCTTGCGCAACCGCATATCGGTGATGTTCAGTTGGTTTTGGGCCTACCTCACCTTCAAGCGCGGGACGCGCCTCATAACCGGAGGCGGGCGGCCGGCGAGGGAGGATCGGGGGTAA
- a CDS encoding ribulose bisphosphate carboxylase small subunit, giving the protein MMTNPGNRLTQGQFSFLPDLTDAQITAQIQYVLNQGWAIGVEYTDDPHPRNTYWEMFGMPMFDLKDAAGILMEINDCRKTFPNHYVRVTAFDASQGWETPRMSYIVNRPKKEPGFGLVRQEVDGRRMRYTIHSYATDHPESERY; this is encoded by the coding sequence ATGATGACGAACCCGGGCAATCGCCTGACTCAAGGACAATTCTCGTTTCTTCCCGACCTGACCGATGCCCAGATCACAGCGCAGATCCAATACGTGCTGAACCAGGGCTGGGCGATCGGTGTCGAATATACCGACGACCCGCACCCGCGCAACACCTACTGGGAGATGTTCGGCATGCCGATGTTCGACCTGAAGGACGCGGCCGGCATCCTGATGGAGATCAACGACTGCCGCAAGACCTTCCCCAACCACTATGTGCGCGTCACGGCGTTCGACGCGTCCCAGGGATGGGAGACGCCGCGCATGTCGTATATCGTAAACCGCCCGAAGAAGGAACCGGGCTTCGGGCTCGTGCGCCAGGAGGTCGACGGCCGGCGGATGCGGTACACGATCCACAGTTACGCCACCGACCATCCGGAGTCCGAGCGCTACTGA
- a CDS encoding adenosine deaminase, producing MPKAELHVHIEGTLEPDLAFALARRNGLTLPYADEEALHAAKAFTDLQSFLDLYYACADVLRTSRDFADLMLAYLGRAHADGVVHAEIFFDPQTHTARGIALAEVMAGLNAGRAEGVRRFGITSRLILCFLRHLSEEKAFATLAAAEPFLDDIDGFGLDSSERDHPPAQFARVFARVHALGKRVVAHAGEEGPASYITEALDVLGASRIDHGVRAVDDPALVRRLAADGVALTVCPLSNVRLRVFPTMKDHTLPALMAAGVRVTINSDDPAYFGGYMNDNIRAVHEAFGFDHATWAALARNSLEASWAGTDDKARWIAALDGLATSPDP from the coding sequence ATGCCCAAGGCGGAGCTGCATGTCCATATCGAGGGAACGCTCGAGCCTGATCTCGCGTTCGCGCTTGCGCGTCGTAACGGACTCACCCTGCCGTATGCCGACGAGGAGGCGCTGCATGCCGCCAAGGCATTCACCGATCTCCAGTCGTTCCTCGATCTCTATTACGCCTGCGCGGATGTACTGCGCACCAGCCGTGACTTCGCCGACCTCATGCTCGCCTATCTCGGCCGCGCGCACGCCGACGGCGTCGTTCACGCCGAGATATTCTTCGATCCCCAGACCCATACGGCGCGTGGCATCGCGCTCGCCGAGGTCATGGCCGGCCTCAATGCCGGGCGTGCCGAGGGTGTGCGGCGCTTTGGCATCACAAGCCGACTCATCCTGTGCTTCCTCAGGCATTTGAGCGAGGAGAAGGCATTCGCGACGCTTGCCGCCGCCGAGCCGTTTCTGGATGACATCGATGGCTTTGGTCTCGATTCCTCGGAACGCGACCATCCGCCCGCGCAATTCGCGCGCGTATTCGCGCGCGTGCATGCTCTCGGCAAGCGCGTCGTGGCCCATGCCGGTGAAGAGGGTCCGGCGTCGTATATCACCGAGGCCCTCGATGTCCTGGGGGCTTCGCGCATCGACCATGGCGTGCGAGCCGTTGATGATCCGGCGTTGGTGCGGCGGTTGGCCGCCGACGGCGTCGCGCTCACCGTCTGCCCCTTGTCGAACGTACGCCTGCGGGTCTTTCCCACCATGAAGGACCATACATTGCCGGCGCTGATGGCAGCCGGCGTACGCGTGACGATCAATAGCGATGATCCCGCCTACTTCGGGGGCTACATGAACGATAACATTCGTGCCGTGCACGAAGCCTTCGGTTTCGATCACGCCACCTGGGCCGCGCTCGCGCGCAATAGCCTGGAGGCGAGTTGGGCCGGGACCGACGACAAGGCCCGCTGGATCGCGGCACTGGATGGTCTCGCGACCTCCCCCGATCCGTGA
- the cbbX gene encoding CbbX protein, producing MGEESRTTGPGIPNDDTPVDLEAEFNDSRVQEVLDTLDRELIGLRPVKTRIREIAALLLVDRLRKRYALTAGTPTLHMSFTGNPGTGKTTVPLRMAEILHRLGYVREGHLMAVTRDDLVGQYIGHTAPKTKEVIKKAMGGVLFVDEAYYLYKPENERDYGQEAIEILLQVMENNRDDLVVILAGYKDKMERFFASNPGMRSRIAHHVDFPDYSAPQLMAIAKLMLAEQNYGFSPAGEKAFADYIPLRMKLGHFANARSIRNALDRARLRQANRLFAGKRRPLTKRDLMTIEAEDVMASRVFGEGAADTDATPTR from the coding sequence ATGGGCGAAGAATCGCGGACCACAGGGCCTGGGATACCGAACGACGATACACCGGTCGATCTTGAGGCGGAGTTCAACGACTCACGCGTCCAGGAGGTGCTCGACACCCTCGACCGCGAGCTGATCGGCCTGCGGCCCGTGAAGACGCGCATCCGCGAGATCGCGGCGCTCCTGCTCGTCGACCGCCTGCGCAAGCGTTACGCGCTGACCGCCGGGACGCCAACCCTCCATATGTCCTTCACCGGCAATCCCGGGACCGGCAAGACCACCGTGCCGCTGCGCATGGCCGAGATCCTGCACCGCCTGGGCTATGTGCGCGAGGGTCATCTGATGGCCGTCACGCGCGATGATCTCGTGGGCCAATACATAGGCCACACCGCCCCCAAGACCAAGGAGGTCATCAAAAAGGCGATGGGCGGGGTGCTGTTCGTAGACGAGGCCTACTATCTCTACAAACCCGAGAACGAACGCGACTACGGGCAGGAGGCGATAGAGATCCTGCTGCAGGTCATGGAGAACAACCGCGACGATCTGGTGGTGATCCTGGCCGGCTATAAGGACAAGATGGAGCGGTTCTTCGCGAGCAATCCCGGCATGCGCTCGCGTATCGCCCACCACGTCGATTTTCCGGACTACTCGGCGCCGCAACTCATGGCGATAGCAAAACTCATGCTTGCCGAGCAGAACTATGGCTTCAGTCCGGCCGGCGAGAAGGCGTTTGCCGACTACATTCCGCTGCGCATGAAGCTTGGACATTTCGCCAACGCGCGCTCCATCCGCAACGCCCTCGACCGCGCGCGCTTGCGGCAGGCCAACCGGCTGTTCGCGGGCAAGCGCCGGCCGCTCACAAAGCGCGACCTCATGACCATAGAGGCCGAGGATGTGATGGCAAGCCGTGTGTTTGGCGAAGGGGCCGCGGATACCGATGCCACCCCGACGCGCTGA